GAGtccaggaagaaaaaaagaaacacacatagTCAAAAATTCTCATTTCATATCATGTTTATTTTGAATGTAAAAAATATGTTCAATTGAACAAGTTCATTCTAATCATCCTTTTTAACACGGTCAAGCGTTTTCTTGCCGGCTAAAACGAAACTTAAAACatcaaatgtttattattttattcattgcaTTTTTCTGACCACTTTAATGCAGGAAAAGAGTCGAGGCGCTGTGTTCCGCTGTGCGACTCAGCAGACTGTTCTCCGTCTGAGGAGGAGCGTGGGCTGCAGCTCACGTCTGCCGTTTGTGTTTCAGGAACCAGGCTCAGATGAAATAACATTCGAATTACGGTATTAAAGAATGGTGCATGCTCGGCTCTCTTATCCCTAAATTGCCATAATTTTTTTTACCCATCAACTCACAATTCACAATACAGCGGAGAGACATTTTGTATTAGTGCTTTTTATAATAATGGTGTCTTTGAGTTTGAACTATGATGCACTGTGATGTATGTAAATAGCCGTCTTAATGCTAAGcaatttttatttgtattgatGTGGTGAGGTTTGATCTAACGCTagacccactgagccaccaaagGACTACTGCTACCTGATGTGAGTATAATGTGAATGTACtgtgaatataatataatattttaatataataaataaaagttataATATGCAAGGTTGATTATTGATATattggttttattatttatgaacagtgaaaacaaataaagagaATTCAAAATTATACAGTAATTATACAAAATACTTCCTATTCCTTAACTAATAAAGTACCAACTCTTTCATTACTGTCACTGGTAGTGCTCAAGATGTTAAAGTTTCAGTTTGAAAAGTAGAAGGTTGTCACTTTAAGCCTAGTTTGCCCAAAGGGATCCGTTatctatgattttttttatttcaagtaCATATTTCCTATAACCATAAACTAATGAAATAGTTAATGTCATTGTGAAATTCCTCACTACCTGTACATCAGatatttgaacaaaacacaagctttatgtgtaaaattgcattaaccaACTTACTGAACAACCTGTTTCATAGATTTCAAGGAAAgcttatttgattttatttacacATAGTATATGTTTGAATATAtttgtgttatgtttatttataaaacacataactatttaaaaaatttcattcatttttattttaaaatttatatGAATATGTTTTCTTAGGGGCAAGTATCATTTTTCAAGTGGCTGTATTTTGTTGTACTTTTTACAGTGGGTTAATAAACCTATCCCATCTGACTAGACACTGGTTGTCGTTCCTTCACGCACCTACAAGACGATGCAGAGTGACTCTACAAGGTTCTGCAGGAGAAGGTGAGGAGCAGCCCGGCTACACTTGCAAAAGCAGCCAGGGACCATGAAGCTACAACAATGTGTCCTCCAGGTCCTGCACAGTGGGCCCCGGTGCTTATGGGCTGACTCCAGATGGAGAAAAGGCTCCCAGTGGGGCCCAACAGAGAGTCCGGCTCCCATCGATCTAACCCAGCATCACTCCTGGATAGCAATTAATAGCGTTCCTCATgtcagcattattattattagtacgTATATATATAAGTAACTAGCTTATTATTCCCCATAGAAAGAACACATATTTGTTGTAGATAGTTAACAGTGTATTATAATATTGTCATGTACTGTGTAGTACCTGACTTGATGTGTGAATATAGTGAGTAGTCCCATGACTAAAACGACTGCATGTGGGACATGTTGCAAAAGTTAGTAACAGTAAGTATTGAGCCTGCAGCTTCTACAGGGAGCTAATCCTCAAGCAGGTCTCCTCCTAGAACCTGCTTTAGATGTTAAAGACACGGATGCTACACTGCTCTGATTTGGCTGCTTGGAGTCTGGACTCCAGCTCTGGAGTCCAGaagaaaaatagaaacacacatgaacaaaaattcttttatttctttctcttgtttattttgaatgtaAAAAACAAGTTCAGACACATTTGTACCTGCAGAAACAGGCATTTATCATGGTGCGGTACAGAAAAGCTTATTACTGTTTACTGGTGATACTGCTTATAGATTTTTATAGCCCACTCATTCATCTGACTGTAGCAGATCTTTCTCCCTGCAGCAGTCGTGATTCTGTAAAAGATGCACGTGATAAAATGTGATGAACTGTGATCAAGTGTGTTTGAAGGTCACAGTTTGTCTAGTTGTCTTAGTttcaaaagcagcaaaacaaggaAGCACAAACTTACATGAAGGCTTTGTTTAAACATGTGCTGTGGGTCTTGGATATTTTCCTGATCAACTTTGGAGGCACTTTTATTGTAGTCACGTCAGTGCAACAGGTTGCCAACATGTTGTATGGAGCCAGGGCTGTTAAAAACAATAGAGTTAATGAAAACATGTCAGTGAGACATCATTAGAGGCTCAAACAGAGATCACTGACCTGTGTAACAGCAGGAGgcggtgagcagcagcaggcccaggcagaggcagagagtcTTCATGATGCTGTCAGCTGaaggtgatgctgatgttgctgtgatcttcTCTCCGCTCCGCGTCCGCTATAAATCCTGTCCATCGTGGAACAGAAAGTGTGACGTCCTCCACCTAAAATTAATCCTGCCACAAAGTTCCCCCGACACTTTCTCGGTGTTCCATGTCAGGCTGCTCACCCTCGGTCAGAGGGGAGAGTCCACAGCCTCGGTGTGGAGATAACATCTTTCACACTGCATCAGTTGCTCTGTCACCACATGCTGTTACCTGCTTTTACAGTGTTAATGCATAGGTTTCACTGTTTAGACTGTGGGTGCTGTATTTTAAGTGGGAGCTGAGGTGCTATTATAAATACAAACCAACCATTATCAGTTTATCATCAGTCACCTACCCCGTTTATGCAAATCATCTGCTGAGTTGACACCAGTAGCGGAGCAAGTGTGATGTTCATAAGATCTTATCACAGCTGTTTTTAGATGTACACAAACCACATTCAGCAAAGTAATCTTACTggaaatgtgtgcgtgtgtgtgtgtgtgtgtgtgtgtgtgtgtgtgtgtgtgtgtgtgtgtgtgtgtgtgtgtgtgtgtgtgtgttgccaggtgAGCACAGCCAGGTACCATGAAGCTACAATCATGTGTCTAATGTGTCCTTGTGGGTCCTAATGGGTCCTGCACAGTGGGCCCCAATGCTTATGGGCTGACTCCAGAGAAGAGGCCCCCAGTGGGGCCCAACAGAGTCCAGCTCAAGATTAAAGATGTAACTCAAGATCACTCCTATCAGCATCACTCCTatcatgatgtgatgtgatgtgtcaGATATTAAtctgacatttaaatgtaaagctCGTAGAAAGCCTGAGTACTACAAAGGTTATGTTGTTCTATTAGTACATGACTGTGTGGATGTGGTGGGTAGTCCCACAACTAAAACAGCTGCATGTGGGCCGCGTTGCAAAATTCCCCACATAGGTCACAATATTTCTGAGAATATTTGTGATATAAAaccattttttaatttttgaaaaGTACTAAAAAACATTGTTactcacaataaaacaaaaaacatgtttcatattCTAGGTAGAATCTTTGCTTTGATTCCTTCTTTGCATTGTCTTCATTCTTTCCATGAGCTTTATGAGGTCGCCGCTTGAAATGGTTTCACTTCAGGAGCCTCTTCAGGTTCATTTGTATGATTTCTACCTTAATGAAGTGATGATAATAAAGAAAACCACTAAAATGAGAAGGTGTGTCTAAACCTCTGTCTGGTGGTGTGTATATGGCAAAtggaatataatataatgtgtatatatatatatatatatatatatatatatatatatatatatatataatctctTCATCAGTACAAGAACTCTATTGAAATGTTTAAATTGAAATGTTCAATCGCAGCATCTCATCCCAGACACTTGATTTCAATGCTAGTCTAAAAGCTCAGTGTTTCTGAATGTTGGCAACAGTAAGTTTTGAGCCTGCAGCTTCTACTGTGAGCCGGTCCTCAACCAGGTCTCCTCCTAGATCACCTCCTCAGTAGTGGGCACCTGCTTTAGATCTATGTTAAACTAGGTCCAGACCTTCTGCCATTTATGTCTGAACGTAACACACTAACACTGACGTCGACTGGCAGATAAAGACTGTGAGAATGAAAACCACAGATTTTACCAGACTGATGAAGGCACAAAGCAACGAGGACCTGTTTGATGTGGGTACAGGTCGTCATCTGCTGGTGGCAGTTCTCTCGACAGCCGCTGAGTGGCGCTGTTTCATATCTTTGCTATTTTCTGAGCTAGCTCTTCCGGGTTTTAATGTTTACAACTGAGCTGCTAGCATCGTTGAAGCCACTGAAGTGTTCCCTGCTTTCCGAAAAGCGTCCTTTCTGTTACAAGCATGCACCCCTGGTAGGATTTACGAAGAGTCACGGTAGGTGGGTCACATGCCTGCATCAGTCATCGTCATGTTCGCATGGCAGCTAGCAAAGCTAGCAGGCTCAGGTTAAGCTAGGTGGAAGGAAGAATATCGTGATGTTAAAACTGAAACATATTAGAAGGGATtgaatttgtatttatttaaccGGAAGTACTAAACACAGTCTTTGCAGCGTTACATGAAAGTGTCAGATAATAGATTATGTGTATTGAAGCTGGGATCAAACGGATTTAGACAAAGTAAGTGATGCTGAATATGTGCAGCCTCATCCTCAGAGGTGGAGTCCCTGTCCCTGAAAATGGACAAAAAGTCAGTACTTTCAGCTGTAATTGTGGTTCAATTAAACTACGGCATCGATCATTCAGGAATTATTGCCACAGTAGTGGTGAACCAGATCGCATCGCCAGGTGTCCTGCGTTTCCTCGTGACTAATGGAACAGCTCTAAGGACTTGACTCTGAGCAGCACATTAGCATTTGGTACCTGAGCTCCAACAAGGTGATGATGCAAGTGATGGAGACAAACCAAACCCACCAGAGAGAGAAAGCTGACACGCTGGGATCAATACAAATGGATCTGAGACCGACTGAAGGACGACCACAGACACTGAGGAGGATGAGTGTAGTCCACAGTCCACATCTGGCCTCCTTGATGTAAACACAGACGCTTCACAACAACGCATTGATAAGGCTCCAGAACAGAAAGGCAGATTAGACTCAGTTAGAAAACACCCAGCGAAGCCACAGCAGTTTTGATAAGAGACTAGAACAATATGTGACGATGCAGGCATCTGTGTGTCAGGGTGAACTGTGAAGTGTCTGTCACCTGCAAAGAAGCATGATCAAGGTTACTGCCTCTCTGTATGCTCATTTGTTGTTTATTCCACTACTGGTTACTGACTAGTTCACTGGTTACTTTTGGTAGATGCTGATTCTTAATACATCATGTAATCTACTATACATTGTAATGATatagtttatttttaatgtttactgGTAACTTTACCAAACAGATCTAGAGTAAATACACATTTATCAAATGGAGCATGTAACGGATTAACCTGAAAAACCGATGATGGTAAGACGGAATCACATCAGCATATTGAGAGAGAACAGGATGGATTGAATTGTCACTTTTGCTCTATTTTTAGGAGTTTAACAAACAAGAGGCCTGTACCACCTGATCAGCCACTGACTTTCCACGTATAGAATAAAccatgaagaagaaaagcagaCGTGCAAAGTCCTCAGAGGCCTCACAACAGCCCAGAAAGCAGACGACACCAAGCTTCggggaggagatgaagacgtCTCGGAAGACCGTCCATGTAACCACGGACGACTTTTACCACGATAAGGCTGCAGCAGACAAGACCGTTGACTTGGACTTCAGTGTGACGGTTGCTGACAATCAGAAACAATCAAAATCATCAGGTATGTGACTCAGGACCAACCCAATAAACTGGGTTAAATAATCATTCCCCTCAGGTTTTCTATGTatgtttgactgcattcactgATTTAAATGTATCTTGATTTAATGTAGATGTGTAAGTTTGAGTATTAAGGTCTGTGATTTGATTTGCTGTTCTACAGGCAGACTTTCTACTGCAGTCTGCCGGCTTTGCCATGGGAAGTTCTCTCCACGCAGCCTGCGCCATGCTTTCAACAAGTGGTCTCAGGATTCCATCAGCATTGTTCGTGACGATCCAGATGTCGCAGCCCAGTCACCACTTTTATTTCACACAGATTTCCAACGTCTTGTTGGGGTCCAGTTGAACCGGGACCCCCGGTTATCAGAGTTCATCTGCAAGAAATGCCACGCTAAGTTCTACAAGTGCCACAGCATCCTCATCAGGTTTCTGCAGCGGGTCAACCTTCCTCCAGTTGGGAAGGAGAACCTTAAAATACGGTTGGTCCATGAAAAGCTCTACCTAAGTGCATATCACTTAGAGGGTTttcttattgtattgtattttattgtattgtattgtattgtgttgtattgtatGTTCAGACAATGATCCAAAATTATGAGCaactgatgtttgttttttttctttcccagaAGTAATGCAAAAAGTCCAGAGTCATCCAGAACCCACAGTTCaacatgtaaataaaagctttacaTCTTTACATCTTTGCTGACAGATTCAATATAAAATATATCACAAGCTAACTGATTGCAGTATCCTGTTTCCTTTCAGCACCTCCAACCTTTACCTCAGATCCTAAGTGCCTCCACAACCTGGTTTCCTGGGCTCACCACCACGGAGAGGCCTGTCGCTTCTGCCCCGATCTGAAGGAGGTTCTGGAGGGCCAGTGCTGGGGCTCCGTTAAAGCTGTGTGGGGTTGTGTTGATGGTCACAAGTACATCATGGACACTCAATGCCCTGCTGCTATCAACGCAGTGAACTTTAGCAGTGGATCACTGGGAAGTGGCAACGGTGTCAAAGGACTGGTGTCAGAACCGGAGGAACAggaagcggaggaagaggaagagcagcctAGCGCGACTGAAAGGACACCAGCTCTGGCTCGCCACAGTCCATCAGCACAGACTCCGAGTTCAGCTCTGACTGACTGGACCAGCAACGCTGAAGGTGAGGCTTTCTACAACTAAAGTCTTCTTACGGCAATGACCCAGATCCAGAAACTGACTCTAGTGTAAGCATGAAAATTCATTTGCAGCCGGTCCATTTTTTGTTGGATTTTAGTCTAACTATGATCATGGGTCAAAGCCTTTTATTAGGTTCAAAAAACTTCCACAACTTTTATTAGTAAAGCTTACCTCTATATCAATAGTGCTCCAACACTGTAATGTTCATCAGAGTAAGCTGAGGAgttcatctgtttgtttctcaGATTGTACAGCACACGGGGAGCCAgtgtctccagctccagcacagctTGAAGACAGGACAGCGGACAGTGATTTGTCTGACAGGTTGTTACATAATACAGCTTCTCTTCTTCTGATTGAATTTAAAGCTGCCTCTTTTAACACGCCTATGTGTTTATGCAGGGTCGTGTCAGAGATTGAGTTTGAGGACAGTCAAAGAGGAGAGTCATCAGATGATGAGCTCTTTGAACCGTACTCAGACAAGAGGTTGGTACAAATCAAAGGTGGTTGGCTGTAAAATTACACATGGTCTAACAGAAACCCGGCTACTGTGTTGTTCTCTGTTGCTCTCAGAACTGGAAGAGTGAGTGTTTCCAGCAAGAGAAGGCAAAGCCCGAAGGCTCCAGACGAACCTAAAATCAAAAAGAAACCTGGACCCAAACCTGGCTGGAAGAACAAGTTTAAACCTAAAGGGTTCGTCACCTGCACCTTCTGTCTAGACAactaagacaaaacacaacctATTGAAGGTCCCCTGTTATGCTCCGAGATATGATCAGATACTTGGTGGTTCTGTGTCGGGGGAAATTCCCCTGTGAAGCAGCTCACAAAAGAAACACTGTACAAGGTGCAAAAACCAGGTCAAATGTGCAATTGTGTTAAATACTGTTTCTCATAGAAGTGAGTACAGCCctcatttttgtaaatattcTATTATATCTTGTTCATGTGACAACACTGAAGAAATGAAACATCGCTATAATGTAAAGTAGTGACTGTACAGCTTgtataataatgaacatttgcTGTCCTAAGTCATCACAGCAATTAATACCTAAATTTGCTGGTCACAAACTTGAGTACACCCAAAGTCAAAATTTCTACATGAGGCCAAAGTGTCACTGCTTTGTGTGGCCACATTTATTTTAGCCCACTGCTGTAACCCTCCTGGGCCTGGAATTCACCAGAGCATCACAAGTTGTCACTGGAGTCCTCATCCACTTCTCCATGACTCGTACTGGAGCTGAACTGCATCTTTTTAGTGCATGTCTAACACACTTGAACAAGCTGCCTGGACTGGATGTACTACTGTCGAAAACGTGTATTTTTTATAACTGGGGACCTTCAAATTGTTGTCAACTACTAGAGTGTTCTTAGAATATGTGcattaacattttttattttcagagaGGAGCTGCCCAACATCTACAAATGTCCATATCAGGGTTGTACAGCTGTCTACAGAGCTCCTGATGGGCTAAAGGTCAGAATTCATActtcaatttaaatatttaaagtatAGTAGTGTTTGTATATCACACAAAAACGATGCTTGAGCTATTCCATGTAAAATCAACCAAAGGTTTTTGGGTCATCCTGTTACTTGGCATATAGTGTATGTTAACCTTCATCCAGATGTGAAATGCACTacaaaatgtctttaaaaatCAGCAAAGCCCTGCTTGATTTACCTCTCATTTATAATAAACCTGAGCTTTGATCTATTGCTGGTTAGGAGATATGTCAATGTCCTAAAGTCATTGCAAGCTGTGGTGTTAGGTCTTAATGTGGCCTTTAGACCTCAAGTCACTTCTGTGTCTTTATATAATACCATAGTTCAGCCGTGATCCAGATCCTGGATTTGACTGTAGATTTTAATCTCTACATAAAAGTTAACATCAATGTGAGGTAATTATAGCTGGAATTTCAGATTTGGAATGTATGCATCTATTAAGGCTAGAGACTTGGCTTTTATAGCATGAATTGGTTTCTTTGTAAAAATTTGGTTGATTTGATATAGAAACTATTGATTATTTGGCTCCAGAAAAGGAACATGCCTGTTCCTGAGCacgtctgacagcagctgaccAAATGTAAAAGTGACATTTTCACTGGCTTTATTAGAATGTTGACTGTAACTGTTAACATGATGCTCTGAATGGTGGATTGTTAGAAGCACATCAAAGAGCACCATGAGGAGGTGAGAGAGCGACCCTGCCCTCATCCTGGCTGCAACAAGGTTTTCATGATAGACCGCTACCTGCAGCGACACGTCAAGCTCATCCACACAGGTGAGGTGAACAGTGTATAGGGTGGTGGCTCAATGGCCTCATTGCTAGTTCCTTCAGTTAATTTTCTGCCTGTGTCTACAGAGGAGAGGAACTACATTTGTGACCAGTGTGGTCAGACCTTCAAGCAGCGGAAGCACCTGTCAGTTCACCAGATGAGGCATTCAGGAGCCAAGCCACTACAGTGAGTTCTGCCGAGATGACGTGCGTGCTTTGACAGCGTTCTTCACAAGCAACTCTCCAACACTGTCTTGCAGGTGTGAGGTTTGTGGCTTCCAGTGCCGACAGAGGGCCTCACTAAAGTACCACATGACCAAACACAAGGCCGAGGCCGACCTGGAGTTCGCGTGTGTGATATGTGGGAAGCGCTTCGAGAAGGCCCACAACCTGAACGTCCACATGTCCATGGTACACCCACTGACTCAGGTAGAGGCCCACAGAGGCAgcggccagcagcagcagcagccgtacCCCGACCTGCACACCATCACCCTGACTGGAGAGGTGGTTCAGCAGGACCAGGACAGATGACTGCACAGGGTTCAGGCCCAAAGGTTAACTTGATAGCCTGAACTTGACGGGATCAGACCTGCTGTGGCTCACAGGAAGACTTTCGTCATTTTACTAGATTTGTTTTggactcttcttttttttttttggtccagCCAAGAAGAAACATTTGAGTTCTACTCAAAGGCTTGACTGACAAACATACCCTGAGTTAACACAGGCTTAGAAAATGATATTCAGGTTTGGAATTGTATTCAAAAGTGTCTCTAAAACCTCACTTTGTTTGCTTTAGTGACacctggttgccatggtaagAATATAATAGTATATGGTTTACAGAGCAGCCAAACACTTATTTTAATCAGATTGTCCATATAATTTCAACCATGACTTCTTTTCATGCTGTGAGTAGTTGCCTGCACATCAGGGTTCAAAATCAAAAAAGTTTGACTCTGAGTAGTTTCCCTGTGCATGTCCATCTGCTCAACACAAACATAAGTTGTTGTAATTAATGGGGTGTTAGTTATGAGTATGTTTCCTGTGACTTCTTCATAATAAAAGACACCATGAGTtgcatgcttttattgtgacgcATCGGGAGCAGGAAATACCACTCAGATGTTTGCAGTAAACTCAGTTCCTCATTACTATATCTTAACAGTcgtacattcattcatttgtagtctgtttgtctttctcttcaGGATGTCAGCCactaataacaaaaaaaaaactggataGTTACAGTACAAATGTACTGATTGGCTGTTAACCAGTCATAACCACAAGGAAAACCTTTAGCTGCCTGTTACAGGTCTGATTGTTAGAAATAATGCAGAAGCCAATGCAGCAACGATGATGGTTTAATGTATATAATGCAATACTCCTACACCCCTCTAGTACTGTTACCAGAATACATGTACAGGACAGGTATTTCATGTTTTCAAGGACTAGGTTCAGTTGGATCAGGCCACTGTTACTACTGTGTACTGTAAACAGAGAAAGGGCTTCAGCTGCACTGGTGTAAAATAACGTCCTGTGTGTATTATGTACAAAAAgatgtgtaaataaaaatgtatttgttttaaccAAGACATTTGTGTTTCATGTGAAGATGTGTGGATGGATCATGTCTTTATATAAGACAGTAAAGTGCATCGGTCCTGGTGGTCAAATAAAGTCCATCTCTGGGCTCAGGCTGTGAGGGCTGAGGTGtacagacagagcagctgccACCTCTGGGTCCAGGTCTGCACACTGGGACTCCAGCTGGACCCGACAGGAAGGAGAGATGGGATCAGCACAAAGGTCAGCAGTAGTGATGGGAATTTAGAATTATATGTGTCACCTTTCTGAGCTGACCGGATGACAAAGCGGTGGCAGGCGTCTGCGCGATCACTCTCAGAACAAACTCTTTGCTGTTGCTCAGAATCTGTGAAGGCTCCACCTGAcgacacaaacagcagcgttaCAGTAGAGTCACAGCCATAGTTCACACAACATCTAAGGCTCAGTCACCTTCTGTTCAGGCTCGGTCGTTGACGTGGGGACGTGTCCATCCAAAAAAAGCTGCATTAGCTTGATGTAGCACAGAACAGCGGTATGAAGGAAACCTGGGCAGCGCATGGCTCTCTGCAGCAGATCACgactctgctggagcagcaaaCTACACAGACACAAGAAAAAGAAACCGCCAGTAAAACTcccacctgtgtttgtgtttcagcttcTTTAAACATTTGAACTGTTGGTTGACAAAGAGTCAAAAGCTGGAAATCGCAGGTCACCTGTAGAAAGCCCAGGGCATCAGTCGAGCAACTGCATCTGGtgtcaccatggtaaccagcTGACAAACACCTCGTTCTAAAGGTGGGGGATAAAAATACAGCACATCAATACAGACGTGATGGTAATAATACCCAACCACGTGGATGCTTACCATACCATCAGACTTAAAGATGAGCAGCCAGTCAGCATAGTCCACCAACACAGTCAGGAGGTCCGTGCACAGGCGCCAGGCTTCTGCAGTGGTTTTCTCCTGAAGAGTCAAACAGATCAGAGAGAATTTATCTCCCTGAAAACGTCTGCTATGAAGCTGATACTTGAAAACTCAAAGGTTTTAGAAACTACTGTCATTTTGGGCCATCACTGACTGACTTCTCACTAAAGCAAAAAAtactttgttgtgttgtgtacagtatgttgtgacTGGACAGTTACCTTAGAATAGAGGAGTGTTGACAGATAGTCATTCACACAGAGGGAAAGCAGCAACACTAGCAACTGGATGAGAAAAGGAGACGACAAATGTGATACTATGAAATGGTTTCATGAGACGTTGAACTGTGAGCTGGGAAGTGTGGTCATGAGTAAGGTTCAACTCTCTGACCTGTCTGCACTCTACCCCTCCCTCTGGGTTCAGCATAGTCAGGGCAACACGGAAGCCCTCGCTGGCCCCTTTATGACAATGCAGGCTTGCTGCCAGtagcagagctggagctgcaggcacAGGAAACGCTGACAGCCCCTTTTCCAACCTGAACACCACAAATGCTTCAACACATTACACTATGGACACATGCAGCAAGAACGAGCAGAGTCCTGGTTGTGAGAATCAGCTTGTACCTGGAAGCCCAGTGGTGACAGCTGgagatgagctgcagctgctctggtaGAGGCTCTCCATCGCAGAGACGGGTCCACAGCGACATCAGCACTGGAGACAGACGCTGCCACCAAcgctacacacatacacacaatcagAACTCTTGGTGGGCGTTAATACTGAAAGATATAATATGATATGATCAGTTCCTGTTCTTGACTGTTTtctaaatgcaaaaaaaattaatattttcTAAAAGATAAAGCAAAAGACTGAAATCCTGGGTGAGGACAAATGTGAGGTTGGATAAGTAAGAGGAATAGATGGTACCACTGtggagatgaggagcagaggacagTGGAGACTGATCTGACACCAGGCCTTGTTCAGTTCCTCCCCAGGGGATCTACACCGTACACTAGCACATAACAGACCCTGGAGGAAATCACAGCCAGCTTAATATCCTCACTGTGCCTATGTGGAAAACAGGATATTAGATTTAATATCTTTTTGAAATTTCCTGGCGTGACCCTTACTCTGAGGAAGTGCGCGGTTACTCGAGGGGAAAGTGAGCTGGCTGGAGAACACGCCTCCCTCTGAGGCACAGGAACAAAGACGTGAGCACTGAACAGTCATGTCCTGCTTTTCAAAGAGGTGAGCCACTACCTGGTGTTGGTTGATATGTTCTATAAGTTTGTTGCAGTCCAGAGTCGTCCGTCCTCTGTCAGCCTTCACCGTAACAAACAGTGCTGAAGGCAGAGCCAGTAGCAGCCTACGTATGACACACAGGGGTCAGTAGATACTCACTCCATGACTGAGAAGATGGCTGTGATGTGTGTCTACCTGTTCCACGTGTGGAGCgtgtgctgcaggctgagctcaGCGGAGTGCAGCGAAGCGGAGTCGACTGTAGAGGAGCATCTCTGAGACACCAGGTCAAAGAGGAGGTCGCACACGTCAGCTCGGCTCCTTCGGCAGCTGGAGAGCTCTGTCACTTCCAACTCATACAGCAGTTCCTACACAGTCACAGCTCGTATCAGGTTCTGatgcttgttgttgctggttCACCTCAGATTTGCTCAGATTGTCATacggtgaacacacacacacctgtattCTGGACAGGATGTCTGGCAGACAGGTGCCTGTAACGGAGCTCGGCTCACTGTTGGCACAAAGTAAGAGTCACGACAGCCATATTGTGTTATTGGTTGTATTcaaacaaaggcaggaaaaaacattttc
The genomic region above belongs to Betta splendens chromosome 6, fBetSpl5.4, whole genome shotgun sequence and contains:
- the znf276 gene encoding zinc finger protein 276 isoform X4, with the protein product MKKKSRRAKSSEASQQPRKQTTPSFGEEMKTSRKTVHVTTDDFYHDKAAADKTVDLDFSVTVADNQKQSKSSGRLSTAVCRLCHGKFSPRSLRHAFNKWSQDSISIVRDDPDVAAQSPLLFHTDFQRLVGVQLNRDPRLSEFICKKCHAKFYKCHSILIRFLQRVNLPPVGKENLKIRNAKSPESSRTHSSTSPPTFTSDPKCLHNLVSWAHHHGEACRFCPDLKEVLEGQCWGSVKAVWGCVDGHKYIMDTQCPAAINAVNFSSGSLGSGNGVKGLVSEPEEQEAEEEEEQPSATERTPALARHSPSAQTPSSALTDWTSNAEDCTAHGEPVSPAPAQLEDRTADSDLSDRVVSEIEFEDSQRGESSDDELFEPYSDKRTGRVSVSSKRRQSPKAPDEPKIKKKPGPKPGWKNKFKPKGEELPNIYKCPYQGCTAVYRAPDGLKKHIKEHHEEVRERPCPHPGCNKVFMIDRYLQRHVKLIHTEERNYICDQCGQTFKQRKHLSVHQMRHSGAKPLQCEVCGFQCRQRASLKYHMTKHKAEADLEFACVICGKRFEKAHNLNVHMSMVHPLTQVEAHRGSGQQQQQPYPDLHTITLTGEVVQQDQDR